A region from the Curtobacterium sp. MCBA15_012 genome encodes:
- a CDS encoding NAD-dependent succinate-semialdehyde dehydrogenase, with amino-acid sequence MFIGGRWRAASGGATFPVRDPSTGAVLAEVADATPEDGTAALDAAAAAQAGWAATPPRTRSDVLRRAFELAHEHEDDLAALMTLEMGKPLAESRGEVAYGAEFLRWFSEEAVRIHGDYRTNPEGTGRGIVLRRPVGPVYAITPWNFPLAMATRKIGPALAAGCTVVLKPAELTPLTTLFLVELFRRAGLPDGVLNVVPSLDAKGLSAPLLADRRLRKLTFTGSTPVGSALLKQAADTVLRTSMELGGNAPLLVFDDADLDEAVAAAMQAKFRNTGEACTAANRFFVQEGIADAFTAALTAKVEELRVGRGTEDGTTLGPLIDDRAVDKAARLVDDAVARGARLVTGGERVDRPGTYFAPTVLDDVQPGSDVLTTEIFGPVVSITRFATEEEGVRLANDTEYGLVAYAFTSDLRRGQRLAERLETGMLGLNTGVVSNAAFPFGGVKSSGLGREGSHEGIEEYLESVYVLTPDPFAA; translated from the coding sequence CTGTTCATCGGCGGCCGGTGGCGGGCGGCGTCCGGCGGTGCGACCTTCCCGGTCCGCGACCCCTCCACCGGTGCGGTCCTCGCCGAGGTCGCCGACGCGACGCCCGAGGACGGCACGGCGGCCCTCGACGCCGCGGCCGCAGCGCAGGCGGGATGGGCTGCGACGCCGCCGCGCACGCGCTCCGACGTCCTGCGCCGCGCGTTCGAGCTGGCGCACGAACACGAGGACGACCTCGCGGCCCTCATGACGCTCGAGATGGGCAAGCCGCTCGCCGAGTCGCGCGGCGAGGTCGCGTACGGTGCGGAGTTCCTCCGCTGGTTCTCCGAGGAGGCCGTGCGCATCCACGGCGACTACCGCACGAACCCGGAGGGCACCGGACGCGGCATCGTGCTCCGCCGGCCGGTCGGCCCGGTCTACGCGATCACCCCGTGGAACTTCCCGCTCGCGATGGCCACGCGCAAGATCGGCCCGGCGCTGGCCGCCGGCTGCACGGTGGTCCTCAAGCCCGCCGAGCTCACCCCGCTGACGACGCTGTTCCTGGTCGAGCTGTTCCGTCGCGCCGGGCTCCCGGACGGGGTCCTCAACGTCGTCCCGTCGCTCGACGCGAAGGGGCTCTCGGCACCGCTCCTGGCCGACCGCCGCCTGCGCAAGCTCACCTTCACGGGGTCGACACCGGTCGGTTCGGCACTCCTCAAGCAGGCCGCCGACACCGTGCTCAGGACGAGCATGGAGCTCGGCGGCAACGCGCCGCTGCTCGTGTTCGACGACGCCGACCTCGACGAGGCGGTCGCCGCGGCGATGCAGGCCAAGTTCCGGAACACGGGCGAGGCGTGCACGGCCGCGAACCGCTTCTTCGTGCAGGAGGGCATCGCGGACGCGTTCACCGCTGCCCTCACCGCGAAGGTCGAGGAGCTGCGCGTCGGTCGTGGCACCGAGGACGGCACGACCCTCGGTCCGCTCATCGACGACCGTGCGGTGGACAAGGCCGCCCGGCTCGTCGACGACGCCGTCGCGCGCGGCGCCCGGCTCGTCACGGGCGGGGAGCGGGTCGACCGCCCGGGCACGTACTTCGCACCGACCGTGCTCGACGACGTCCAGCCGGGGTCCGACGTCCTGACGACCGAGATCTTCGGGCCCGTGGTGTCGATCACCCGCTTCGCGACCGAGGAGGAGGGTGTCCGCCTCGCGAACGACACCGAGTACGGCCTGGTCGCCTACGCCTTCACGTCGGACCTCCGTCGTGGGCAGCGCCTGGCCGAGCGGCTCGAGACCGGCATGCTCGGCCTGAACACGGGTGTGGTGTCGAACGCCGCGTTCCCGTTCGGCGGCGTGAAGTCCTCGGGGCTCGGCCGTGAGGGCTCGCACGAGGGCATCGAGGAGTACCTGGAGTCGGTGTACGTCCTGACGCCCGACCCCTTCGCCGCCTGA
- a CDS encoding isochorismatase family protein has protein sequence MARALLVVDVQNDFTEGGALGVTGGAALAKRISVFLGRHADEYDLVVGSRDWHHGDDDNGGHFAGPAGPDFVDTWPAHCVGGTEGAAYHPDLDTSVVDVDVYKGQGRPDYSAFQAVTEDGTPLPELLADRRVTTVDIVGIATDHCVLASALDARAAGFDVAVYEDLVAGVDPDRSAAALDDIRAVGGHVDRSDTDEVLASPGGAVL, from the coding sequence ATGGCCAGGGCACTGCTCGTCGTCGACGTCCAGAACGACTTCACCGAGGGCGGTGCACTCGGGGTGACCGGTGGTGCCGCACTCGCGAAGCGCATCAGCGTCTTCCTCGGTCGGCACGCCGACGAGTACGACCTGGTCGTCGGATCGCGTGACTGGCACCACGGCGACGACGACAACGGCGGGCACTTCGCCGGGCCGGCGGGTCCGGACTTCGTCGACACGTGGCCCGCGCACTGCGTCGGCGGTACCGAGGGCGCGGCGTACCACCCCGACCTCGACACGAGCGTCGTCGACGTCGACGTGTACAAGGGCCAGGGACGGCCGGACTACTCGGCGTTCCAGGCGGTCACCGAGGACGGCACGCCGCTGCCGGAGCTCCTGGCCGACCGGCGGGTGACCACGGTCGACATCGTCGGCATCGCGACCGACCACTGCGTCCTCGCGTCGGCGCTCGACGCGCGCGCCGCAGGGTTCGACGTCGCCGTGTACGAGGACCTCGTCGCGGGCGTCGACCCGGACCGGAGCGCCGCCGCGCTCGACGACATCAGGGCGGTCGGCGGGCACGTCGACCGCAGCGACACGGACGAGGTGCTCGCGAGCCCCGGAGGAGCAGTACTGTGA
- the dacB gene encoding D-alanyl-D-alanine carboxypeptidase/D-alanyl-D-alanine-endopeptidase: MSDQQPSPQSVPDRVRATVAALRASVARRPVPWIAGALAGVLVLGSGGAVAVASATMPGDRTDGGSTAAAGARATRPASATPTPTPTPTADTRALPATVGGPDPLRTCTIDAEASAPGLGAFEGYVMNAATGQVLFSRKGDQPAQTGSVMKTLTTATALSVLGGDHRIPTTVTKESDGTIAIVGHGDATLSVGGGTVYPGAPTLAQLAQQVKASLGDAPVSTIVTDDTYWNDSDAWDPTWPVSERTIGYQPEVTALMVDGDRANPAAATSPRSTDPVGRAGAAFRTALANAGVVGAGNAQIVQRATTSSDTIATVSSQPVSTLVGQMIPNSDNTLAEMLARVSSKESGSDGSAASLTGVYQKALASYGVDPAGIVIKDGSGESASNAVSPDFVAHLMVQVAAGSKGLGTLAQSLPVAGQSGTLASRFTGANAVARGKVHAKTGWIDSANTLGGYIDAADGTRLTFAFYAIGSSRAAALPALDAVTTAAFRCGGQLTGS; this comes from the coding sequence ATGTCCGACCAGCAGCCCTCGCCGCAGTCCGTCCCCGACCGCGTCCGCGCGACGGTCGCCGCCCTGCGGGCCTCCGTGGCCCGGCGTCCCGTCCCGTGGATCGCCGGTGCGCTCGCGGGCGTCCTCGTTCTCGGTTCCGGCGGCGCGGTGGCCGTGGCGTCGGCGACGATGCCGGGGGACCGGACGGATGGTGGCTCCACCGCGGCAGCCGGAGCGCGCGCGACGCGTCCGGCCTCGGCGACCCCGACACCCACGCCGACGCCGACCGCGGACACGCGTGCCCTCCCCGCCACCGTGGGCGGACCGGACCCGCTGCGGACGTGCACGATCGACGCCGAGGCGTCCGCGCCCGGCCTCGGTGCCTTCGAGGGGTACGTCATGAACGCGGCGACGGGCCAGGTGCTGTTCTCGCGCAAGGGCGACCAGCCGGCGCAGACCGGCAGCGTGATGAAGACGCTGACGACGGCGACCGCCCTGTCGGTCCTCGGGGGCGACCACCGCATCCCGACCACCGTGACGAAGGAGTCGGACGGCACGATCGCGATCGTCGGACACGGCGACGCCACCCTCTCGGTCGGCGGCGGCACCGTGTACCCGGGTGCGCCGACCCTCGCCCAGCTCGCGCAGCAGGTGAAGGCCTCGCTCGGCGACGCTCCGGTGTCGACCATCGTCACCGACGACACGTACTGGAACGACAGCGACGCCTGGGATCCGACCTGGCCGGTCAGTGAGCGGACGATCGGGTACCAGCCCGAGGTCACCGCCCTGATGGTCGACGGCGACCGGGCGAACCCCGCGGCCGCCACCTCGCCGCGGTCCACCGACCCGGTCGGCCGTGCGGGCGCCGCGTTCCGCACGGCACTCGCGAACGCCGGCGTGGTGGGCGCCGGGAACGCGCAGATCGTGCAGCGCGCGACGACGAGCTCGGACACCATCGCGACGGTGTCCTCGCAGCCCGTCTCGACGCTCGTCGGGCAGATGATCCCGAACTCCGACAACACGCTCGCCGAGATGCTCGCTCGTGTCTCCTCGAAGGAGTCCGGCTCGGACGGTTCGGCGGCGTCCCTGACCGGCGTGTACCAGAAGGCCCTCGCGTCCTACGGCGTCGACCCCGCGGGCATCGTCATCAAGGACGGTTCGGGGGAGAGCGCGTCGAACGCCGTCTCGCCGGACTTCGTCGCGCACCTCATGGTCCAGGTCGCGGCCGGGTCGAAGGGCCTCGGCACGCTGGCGCAGTCGCTGCCGGTGGCGGGCCAGTCCGGGACGCTCGCGAGCCGCTTCACGGGAGCGAACGCGGTGGCGCGGGGCAAGGTGCACGCCAAGACCGGGTGGATCGACAGCGCGAACACCCTCGGCGGGTACATCGACGCCGCGGACGGCACCCGGCTGACGTTCGCGTTCTACGCCATCGGGTCGTCGCGAGCGGCGGCGCTCCCGGCCCTCGACGCGGTCACCACGGCCGCCTTCCGGTGCGGCGGGCAGCTCACCGGCTCCTGA
- a CDS encoding Gfo/Idh/MocA family protein produces MTVRWGVIGTGGVAHSFVADCTAAGITFVAVGSRSQERSDAFAAEHGIPHAHGSYEALVADDEVDAVYVATPHSRHAEDALLAIGAGKHVLVEKAFTITAAEARRVVDAARRADVAVMEAMWTRFLPQSRMIRQVLAEGRIGRPRVVEATHHQALPSDPAHRLNDPALGGGAMLDLGVYPISFAVDVLGVPTAVSASGTLSEQGVDTQMGVVLTHEGGAQSVLHFALDVRSPNTASVIGEDGRIDVDATWYTPTTWRIRDRDGAVVEEFDGREELAGYAHEARAFEEMVTSGTHEGGPMDPEETVAVMAVMDEARRQVGVRYAADAEPGLEAPPAVP; encoded by the coding sequence ATGACGGTTCGCTGGGGAGTCATCGGCACGGGTGGCGTCGCCCACTCCTTCGTGGCGGACTGCACCGCCGCGGGCATCACCTTCGTCGCGGTCGGCAGCCGCAGCCAGGAGCGGTCCGATGCCTTCGCGGCCGAGCACGGCATCCCGCACGCACACGGGTCGTACGAAGCGCTCGTCGCCGACGACGAGGTCGACGCGGTCTACGTCGCCACCCCGCACTCCCGGCACGCCGAGGACGCCCTGCTCGCGATCGGCGCGGGCAAGCACGTGCTCGTCGAGAAGGCGTTCACCATCACCGCGGCCGAGGCCCGACGCGTGGTCGACGCGGCCCGCCGCGCGGACGTCGCCGTGATGGAGGCGATGTGGACCCGCTTCCTCCCGCAGTCCCGGATGATCCGGCAGGTCCTGGCCGAGGGTCGCATCGGCCGTCCGCGGGTCGTCGAGGCCACCCACCACCAGGCCCTGCCGAGTGATCCGGCACACCGGCTCAACGACCCCGCGCTCGGCGGTGGCGCGATGCTCGACCTCGGCGTCTACCCGATCTCGTTCGCGGTCGACGTGCTCGGCGTCCCGACGGCCGTCAGCGCGTCCGGCACCCTGAGCGAGCAGGGGGTCGACACGCAGATGGGCGTCGTGCTCACCCACGAGGGCGGCGCGCAGTCCGTGCTCCACTTCGCCCTCGACGTCCGCAGCCCGAACACGGCGTCGGTCATCGGCGAGGACGGCCGCATCGACGTCGACGCCACCTGGTACACGCCGACGACGTGGCGGATCCGGGACCGGGACGGTGCGGTGGTCGAGGAGTTCGACGGTCGCGAGGAGCTCGCGGGCTACGCCCACGAGGCACGTGCGTTCGAGGAGATGGTCACCTCCGGGACGCACGAGGGCGGTCCGATGGACCCCGAGGAGACCGTCGCCGTGATGGCCGTGATGGACGAGGCCCGTCGGCAGGTCGGCGTCCGCTACGCGGCCGATGCGGAACCGGGTCTGGAGGCTCCTCCCGCTGTTCCGTAG
- a CDS encoding DNA polymerase III subunit delta' — MSVWDGLTGQDDAVAALRSAAEGPEDTGGMTHSWLITGPPGSGRSNVAAAFAAALVGSGPDDDHTLRLITAGTHPDVSVLTTQRVIITIEEIRKLVTSSYYSPSVGRYRVVIVEDADRMTERTSNLLLKALEEPPERTVWILCAPSEADLLPTIRSRVRSVRLRVPGIDSVADLIVARTGVDRELATDAARQAQSHIGMAQRLATSADARDRRRRTLTTVLRVRSVGDAVLAAAELLAVADEDAKAITQQRDAEERDAALRSLGVEPGGTVPPALRSQLRAMEEDQKRRATRSLRDGLDRILVDVSSLYRDLLLLGLGVPTEPVNESMRAELDRALDAVPPASALEVLDAVSLARNRIAANVAALLALEALLVTVARATR, encoded by the coding sequence GTGAGTGTGTGGGACGGCCTGACCGGGCAGGACGACGCGGTCGCTGCGCTCCGCAGCGCCGCCGAGGGTCCCGAGGACACCGGCGGCATGACCCACTCGTGGCTGATCACCGGTCCGCCCGGGTCGGGTCGCTCGAACGTCGCCGCCGCGTTCGCCGCCGCACTGGTCGGTTCCGGCCCGGACGACGACCACACGCTGCGCCTCATCACCGCCGGGACACACCCCGACGTGTCGGTGCTGACCACCCAACGGGTCATCATCACCATCGAGGAGATCCGCAAGCTCGTCACGTCGTCGTACTACTCGCCGTCCGTCGGGCGCTACCGCGTCGTCATCGTCGAGGACGCGGACCGCATGACGGAGCGCACGTCGAACCTCCTGCTCAAGGCGCTCGAGGAACCGCCTGAGCGCACGGTCTGGATCCTCTGCGCGCCGAGCGAGGCCGACCTCCTCCCGACGATCCGGTCCCGCGTCCGCTCGGTCCGGCTGCGGGTCCCCGGCATCGACTCGGTCGCCGACCTCATCGTCGCGCGGACCGGGGTCGACCGGGAACTCGCCACCGACGCCGCGCGGCAGGCACAGAGCCACATCGGCATGGCGCAGCGCCTCGCGACGAGCGCGGACGCCCGTGACCGGCGTCGCCGGACGCTCACCACCGTGCTGCGCGTCCGGTCCGTGGGCGACGCGGTCCTCGCGGCCGCGGAACTCCTCGCGGTCGCCGACGAGGACGCGAAGGCCATCACCCAGCAGCGCGATGCCGAGGAACGCGACGCCGCCCTCCGCTCGCTCGGCGTCGAACCCGGCGGGACCGTGCCGCCGGCACTCCGATCGCAGTTGCGCGCGATGGAGGAGGACCAGAAGCGTCGTGCGACCCGGAGCCTGCGCGACGGGCTCGACCGCATCCTGGTCGACGTGTCCTCGCTCTACCGCGATCTCCTGCTGCTCGGCCTCGGCGTCCCGACGGAGCCCGTCAACGAGTCGATGCGCGCCGAGCTCGACCGCGCGCTCGACGCCGTGCCGCCCGCTTCGGCACTCGAGGTCCTCGACGCGGTGTCCCTCGCGCGGAACCGGATCGCGGCGAACGTCGCGGCGCTGCTGGCCCTCGAGGCACTCCTCGTCACGGTCGCCCGCGCGACCCGCTGA
- the tmk gene encoding dTMP kinase, translating to MTGSFITLEGGDGAGKTTQAALLTDWLGAHGRTVVRTREPGGTDLGQRIREIVLHERGHVAPRAEALLYAADRAHHVETVVRPALARGEVVLQDRYVDSSVAYQGVARDLGAEQIRSVSDWAADGLVPDLTVLLDLDVTVGRARVSAARGDTFDRLESEAAVFHERVRRAFLDMAAAEPARFLVVDAAADPDVVQQHIREAVAPLVGIAEEDPS from the coding sequence GTGACCGGCAGCTTCATCACCCTCGAGGGCGGCGACGGCGCCGGCAAGACGACGCAGGCCGCCCTCCTGACCGACTGGCTCGGGGCGCACGGCCGGACCGTCGTGCGCACCCGGGAGCCGGGCGGCACGGACCTCGGGCAGCGGATCCGCGAGATCGTCCTCCACGAGCGCGGTCACGTCGCCCCGCGTGCCGAGGCCCTGCTGTACGCGGCCGACCGGGCGCACCACGTCGAGACCGTCGTCCGTCCGGCGTTGGCCCGCGGCGAGGTCGTGCTCCAGGACCGCTACGTCGATTCCTCGGTGGCCTACCAGGGCGTGGCGCGTGACCTCGGCGCCGAGCAGATCCGTTCGGTGTCCGACTGGGCCGCGGACGGGCTGGTCCCGGACCTGACCGTCCTGCTCGACCTCGACGTCACGGTCGGACGAGCGCGCGTGTCCGCGGCCCGGGGAGACACCTTCGACCGTCTCGAGTCCGAGGCGGCCGTGTTCCACGAGCGGGTCCGTCGCGCCTTCCTCGACATGGCCGCCGCGGAACCCGCGCGGTTCCTCGTCGTCGACGCCGCCGCCGACCCGGACGTCGTGCAGCAGCACATCCGGGAGGCCGTCGCTCCGCTCGTCGGGATCGCCGAGGAGGACCCGTCGTGA
- the topA gene encoding type I DNA topoisomerase has product MPGTKKLVIVESPAKAKTIAQYLGDGYEVQASVGHIRDLVEPKNLPAELKKGSLGKFSVDVDNGFEPYYVVSDAKKKTVSELKRALKDADELFLATDEDREGEAIAWHLLQVLKPKVPVKRMVFHEITKEAIQRAQEATRELDTALVDAQETRRILDRLYGYEVSPVLWRKVGPGLSAGRVQSAATRLVVDRERERLAFVSANYWDLTARFEKVGDTAFTARLARLQGTRVASGRDFDDRGTLKGEAVRLDEASAAALTTVLEQAGDAVVRSVESKPYTRRPAAPFTTSTLQQEAARKLRFSARQTMSVAQGLYENGHITYMRTDSSSLSQQAVTAARKQASALYGPETIPDKPRSYSGKSKNAQEAHEAIRPAGDTFRTPSEMNGVLRGNDWKLYDLIWKRTVASQMADAKGSTASVVLGITSSDPVAGVAATANGTDAEFTASGTVITFRGFLNAYEEGRDEDRHAGGADGADAKLPQMAQGDHLGVSEVEAKGHDTSAPPRYTEASLVKTLEELGIGRPSTYAAIISTIMDRGYVTQRGSALVPNWIAFSVVRLLEDHFSDLVQYDFTASMEEDLDRIASGEEDRSDWLKEFYFGGGDHRGLRTVIDNLGEIDARDINSVELAPGLTLRIGRYGPYIEVPSDDPEKPRRVNVPEDLAPDELTVDKAKELVDAPVLGDRVVGVNPETGKEVLAKDGRFGPYVTERTPEPEPVVDQATGEVVETPAATADAAAATDGTTAAKTTAKKAPAKKTTKKPAAPKERTASLFKSMDPQTVDLETALKLLDLPRVVGKDPESGEDITAQNGRYGPYIKKGTDTRTLPSEDAIFDVDLPGALELFAQPKYGGRKAATAALKEFDADPVSGKPIKVKDGRFGPYVTDGETNATIPRGEDVETVDHERAIQLLADKRAKGPVKKKAPARKPAAKTAKKK; this is encoded by the coding sequence GTGCCAGGCACGAAGAAGCTCGTGATCGTCGAGAGCCCCGCGAAGGCGAAGACGATCGCGCAATACCTCGGTGACGGATACGAGGTCCAGGCGTCAGTCGGACACATCCGCGACCTCGTCGAGCCCAAGAACCTCCCGGCGGAGCTCAAGAAGGGCTCGCTCGGCAAGTTCTCCGTCGACGTGGACAACGGCTTCGAGCCCTACTACGTGGTGTCCGACGCGAAGAAGAAGACGGTCTCCGAGCTGAAGCGGGCGTTGAAGGACGCCGACGAGCTCTTCCTCGCGACTGATGAGGACCGCGAGGGCGAAGCCATCGCGTGGCACCTCCTCCAGGTGCTCAAGCCCAAGGTCCCCGTGAAGCGCATGGTGTTCCACGAGATCACCAAGGAGGCCATCCAGCGTGCGCAGGAGGCCACCCGGGAGCTCGACACGGCGCTCGTCGACGCGCAGGAGACCCGGCGCATCCTCGACCGGCTCTACGGCTACGAGGTCTCGCCCGTGCTCTGGCGCAAGGTCGGTCCCGGCCTGTCCGCCGGCCGTGTGCAGTCGGCCGCGACCCGTCTCGTCGTGGACCGCGAGCGCGAGCGCCTCGCGTTCGTCTCGGCGAACTACTGGGACCTGACCGCTCGGTTCGAGAAGGTCGGGGACACCGCGTTCACCGCGCGGCTCGCCCGGCTCCAGGGGACCCGCGTCGCCTCGGGCCGCGACTTCGACGACCGCGGCACGCTCAAGGGCGAGGCCGTCCGGCTCGACGAGGCGTCGGCCGCCGCGCTGACGACCGTCCTCGAGCAGGCCGGCGACGCCGTCGTCCGCAGCGTGGAGTCGAAGCCCTACACGCGCCGTCCCGCAGCGCCGTTCACGACCTCGACCCTGCAGCAGGAGGCGGCGCGCAAGCTCCGCTTCTCCGCCCGTCAGACGATGAGCGTCGCGCAGGGGCTGTACGAGAACGGCCACATCACCTACATGCGTACGGACTCGTCCTCGCTGTCGCAGCAGGCCGTGACCGCCGCCCGCAAGCAGGCCTCGGCGCTGTACGGCCCGGAGACGATCCCGGACAAGCCGCGCAGCTACAGCGGCAAGAGCAAGAACGCGCAGGAGGCGCACGAGGCGATCCGCCCCGCCGGCGACACCTTCCGCACGCCGTCCGAGATGAACGGCGTCCTCCGCGGCAACGACTGGAAGCTCTACGACCTGATCTGGAAGCGCACCGTCGCGTCCCAGATGGCGGACGCCAAGGGATCCACGGCGTCGGTGGTCCTCGGGATCACGTCGTCCGACCCGGTCGCCGGGGTCGCCGCCACGGCGAACGGCACCGACGCGGAGTTCACCGCGTCGGGCACCGTGATCACCTTCCGCGGCTTCCTCAACGCCTACGAGGAAGGCCGCGACGAGGACCGCCACGCCGGCGGGGCCGACGGCGCGGACGCCAAGCTGCCGCAGATGGCGCAGGGCGACCACCTCGGCGTGAGCGAGGTCGAGGCGAAGGGGCACGACACCTCCGCACCCCCGCGCTACACCGAGGCGAGCCTCGTCAAGACGCTCGAAGAGCTCGGGATCGGTCGTCCGTCCACGTACGCGGCGATCATCTCGACGATCATGGACCGCGGCTACGTCACGCAGCGGGGCAGCGCTCTCGTCCCGAACTGGATCGCGTTCAGCGTCGTCCGGCTCCTCGAGGACCACTTCTCCGACCTCGTGCAGTACGACTTCACCGCGAGCATGGAAGAGGACCTCGACCGCATCGCGAGCGGTGAGGAGGACCGGTCCGACTGGCTCAAGGAGTTCTACTTCGGCGGCGGCGACCACCGCGGGCTCCGGACCGTCATCGACAACCTCGGTGAGATCGACGCGCGCGACATCAACTCGGTCGAGCTCGCCCCCGGCCTGACCCTGCGCATCGGTCGCTACGGCCCCTACATCGAGGTGCCGAGCGACGACCCGGAGAAGCCCCGACGGGTGAACGTCCCGGAGGACCTCGCGCCCGACGAACTGACGGTCGACAAGGCCAAGGAACTCGTCGACGCGCCCGTGCTCGGGGACCGCGTGGTCGGTGTGAACCCGGAGACCGGCAAGGAGGTCCTCGCGAAGGACGGCCGGTTCGGCCCGTACGTCACCGAGCGCACCCCCGAGCCCGAGCCGGTCGTCGACCAGGCCACGGGCGAGGTCGTCGAGACCCCGGCTGCGACGGCCGACGCCGCAGCGGCGACGGACGGCACGACCGCGGCGAAGACGACCGCGAAGAAGGCCCCGGCGAAGAAGACCACGAAGAAGCCCGCCGCGCCGAAGGAGCGCACGGCGTCCCTCTTCAAGTCGATGGACCCGCAGACGGTCGACCTCGAGACCGCGCTCAAGCTCCTCGACCTGCCTCGCGTGGTGGGCAAGGACCCGGAGTCGGGTGAGGACATCACCGCGCAGAACGGTCGCTACGGCCCGTACATCAAGAAGGGGACGGACACCCGGACCCTCCCGAGCGAGGACGCGATCTTCGACGTCGACCTGCCGGGCGCGCTCGAGCTGTTCGCGCAGCCGAAGTACGGCGGACGCAAGGCCGCGACGGCAGCCCTCAAGGAGTTCGACGCCGACCCCGTGTCCGGCAAGCCGATCAAGGTCAAGGACGGCCGCTTCGGTCCGTACGTGACCGACGGCGAGACGAACGCGACCATCCCGCGTGGCGAGGACGTCGAGACCGTCGACCACGAGCGTGCGATCCAGCTGCTCGCGGACAAGCGTGCCAAGGGTCCGGTGAAGAAGAAGGCGCCGGCCCGCAAGCCGGCCGCCAAGACGGCCAAGAAGAAGTGA
- a CDS encoding DUF4244 domain-containing protein — protein MGHERRRRGVSGVDLGDDRGSATAEYAVVILAAVAFAGVLVAVMRSGEVQQILTDLVRGALTP, from the coding sequence ATCGGACACGAGCGTCGTCGCCGGGGAGTCTCCGGGGTCGACCTCGGCGACGACCGCGGGTCGGCGACGGCGGAGTACGCGGTCGTGATCCTCGCGGCGGTCGCCTTCGCCGGGGTGCTCGTCGCGGTGATGCGTTCGGGCGAGGTCCAGCAGATCCTCACGGACCTGGTCCGCGGGGCCCTCACGCCGTGA
- a CDS encoding type II secretion system F family protein → MPDGPATARVLDRVAVLVGAGVPPPRAWELVGGRPATGGPAWDDVRLVLDVAERSGAPTAGTLRGLASAMRRTSAADRAVRVALAGPRASARVVLALPAFGIGLGAAWGAGAVEVLLTRPVGWTCVVVAGVLVAVGRRWSGVLVRRASPDGRIPGVLLDAWAVALAGGGSWSSAGATVAAVLAEHGFDGVERPARGGSPAVARGRDAAADARLHEVLDLSRRAGVPAFPLLRAAAEDVRDDAAAAGLAAAERLGVRLVLPLGACVLPAFVLVGVVPVVVGVLSSTVGGLG, encoded by the coding sequence ATGCCGGACGGTCCGGCCACGGCCCGGGTCCTCGACCGCGTCGCGGTGCTCGTCGGCGCCGGCGTCCCGCCACCGCGCGCCTGGGAGCTGGTCGGCGGTCGGCCGGCCACGGGCGGTCCGGCGTGGGACGACGTCCGTCTCGTGCTCGACGTCGCGGAACGGAGCGGCGCGCCGACGGCGGGGACGCTCCGTGGGCTCGCGTCGGCGATGCGCCGGACGTCCGCCGCCGACCGGGCCGTCCGGGTGGCGCTGGCCGGCCCCCGGGCGAGTGCACGCGTCGTGCTGGCGCTCCCCGCGTTCGGCATCGGGCTCGGCGCCGCGTGGGGTGCCGGGGCCGTCGAGGTGCTGCTGACGCGGCCGGTCGGCTGGACCTGCGTGGTCGTGGCGGGCGTCCTGGTCGCCGTCGGTCGACGGTGGTCCGGTGTGCTGGTCCGGCGGGCGAGCCCGGACGGGCGGATCCCCGGCGTCCTGCTCGACGCGTGGGCCGTGGCGCTCGCCGGGGGCGGGTCGTGGTCGAGCGCCGGTGCCACGGTGGCGGCCGTGCTCGCCGAGCACGGGTTCGACGGCGTCGAGCGTCCGGCACGAGGCGGTTCGCCGGCCGTCGCCCGGGGGCGGGACGCCGCGGCCGACGCCCGCCTGCACGAGGTGCTCGACCTGAGCCGACGCGCCGGGGTCCCGGCGTTCCCCCTGCTGCGTGCCGCTGCCGAGGACGTCCGCGACGACGCAGCCGCCGCGGGTCTCGCAGCCGCGGAACGCCTCGGCGTCCGGCTCGTCCTGCCCCTGGGGGCGTGCGTGCTGCCCGCCTTCGTGCTCGTCGGGGTGGTGCCGGTCGTCGTCGGCGTCCTCTCCTCCACCGTCGGCGGCCTCGGCTGA